The following coding sequences are from one Triticum aestivum cultivar Chinese Spring chromosome 5A, IWGSC CS RefSeq v2.1, whole genome shotgun sequence window:
- the LOC123106206 gene encoding trihelix transcription factor GTL1: MQQPADMPPFSPPAGAPSPISSRPPAPAPAPAQHHQQQQQHMDEQHGGAAVSGSGSGSVDGGEEGERGGSSSAAGGNRWPRQETLALLKIRSEMDAAFREAALKGPLWEQVSRRLAEMGHTRSAKKCREKFENVDKYYRRTKDGRTGRGDGKTYRFFTELEALHGAHHPPPAHVPVAPPAAPAASTIAAYSAVPSAPRVLQAEPSPPPLLLTHQPVPAEAAACRTTTTTPMGDASFSHDSDGEDTDETADGGKRKRRGGSGSWGHGGKAMRFFEGLMRQVMERQEAMQSRLLEAIERRDQDRMIREEAWRRQEVARLAREQDALAQERAVAASRDAAVVSFIQRITGQIVPVHAPPSSFPAKPAATVTSVKPPPLQPTPVASAAPAPPTPRPPVQAQPNVTTPMRTQPQTPPPQPQPHATPTATEPQPQTPQPQHQQSKEIVVHAPEQPPVDMAGGASPSRWPKAEVHALIQLRTEMETRYQDTAPKGPLWEDISVGMRRLGYNRSSKRCKEKWENINKYFKKVKESSRKRPEDSKTCPYFHQLDALYRTKALASSSGVHAPALAPSPFPARAEAAPVTVLSPVPLSSQTPPPAAQRVEHGAKNVIINGNGHGNGAAMQVKASNGAGAAAMFPSPVHAAGNGGNNGTATNKVESKPEGIAKETAPVQPAVAMNHSYGRNDRRDVYDLDSDSMEEDEEDDFDDDDEEEDQDGVPGGCNINMPPAQYDAHFLQRQHQQQQQQNHNHGNNHNVVRPNAVNGSGNPPAGNATPSSAPATSGTPFLGMVQ, from the exons ATGCAGCAGCCGGCCGACATGCCGCCCTTCTCCCCGCCCGCCGGGGCGCCCTCGCCCATCAGCAGCCGCCCTCCCGCACCGGCTCCGGCGCCAGCACAGCACcaccagcagcaacagcaacacaTGGACGAGCAGCACGGTGGGGCCGCGGTCAGCGGGTCGGGCTCCGGGAGcgtggacggcggcgaggaaggcgagcGCGGcgggtcgtcgtcggcggcgggCGGCAACCGGTGGCCGCGGCAGGAGACGCTGGCGCTGCTCAAGATCCGCTCCGAGATGGACGCCGCCTTCCGGGAGGCCGCCCTCAAGGGCCCGCTCTGGGAGCAAGTCTCCAG GCGGCTGGCGGAGATGGGGCACACGAGGAGCGCCAAGAAGTGCCGCGAGAAATTCGAGAACGTCGACAAGTACTACCGCCGCACCAAGGACGGCCGCACCGGCCGCGGCGACGGCAAGACCTACCGCTTCTTCACCGAGCTCGAGGCGCTCCACGGCGCGCACCACCCGCCGCCTGCTCACGTGCCCGTGGCGCCACCGGCCGCCCCAGCCGCGAGCACAATTGCCGCCTACTCCGCCGTGCCCTCGGCGCCGCGCGTCCTGCAGGCCGAGCCGTCTCCGCCGCCCCTTCTCCTAACGCATCAGCCGGTGCCAGCGGAGGCGGCtgcatgccggacgacgacgacgacgccgatgGGCGACGCGAGCTTCTCTCATGACTCGGACGGGGAGGACACGGACGAGACGGCCGACGGCGGGAAGCGCAAGCGGCGGGGCGGGAGCGGGAGCTGGGGCCATGGCGGCAAGGCCATGAGGTTCTTCGAGGGGCTGATGCGGCAGGTCATGGAGCGGCAGGAGGCCATGCAGAGCCGCCTCCTCGAGGCCATCGAACGGCGCGACCAGGACCGCATGATCCGCGAGGAGGCCTGGCGccgccaggaggtggcgcgcctcGCGCGCGAGCAGGACGCGCTCGCGCAGGAGCGTGCAGTGGCCGCCTCCCGCGACGCCGCCGTCGTGTCCTTCATCCAGAGGATCACCGGGCAGATCGTCCCCGTGCACGCGCCGCCATCATCCTTCCCCGCAAAGCCGGCCGCCACCGTCACCTCGGTCAAACCGCCGCCGTTGCAGCCGACGCCGGTGGCCTCCGCTGCGCCGGCACCTCCCACGCCACGGCCGCCGGTTCAGGCGCAGCCCAACGTGACTACGCCAATGAGAACACAaccgcagacgccgccgccgcagccacagCCACACGCAACGCCGACGGCGACAGAGCCACAGCCACAGACGCCGCAGCCGCAGCACCAACAGAGCAAGGAGATCGTCGTCCACGCCCCGGAGCAGCCGCCGGTGGACATGGCCGGCGGCGCGTCGCCGTCTCGGTGGCCCAAGGCGGAGGTGCACGCGCTGATCCAGCTGCGGACGGAGATGGAGACGCGGTACCAGGACACGGCGCCCAAGGGCCCGCTGTGGGAGGACATCTCGGTGGGGATGCGGCGGCTGGGCTACAACCGGAGCTCCAAGCGGTGCAAGGAGAAGTGGGAGAACATCAACAAGTACTTCAAGAAGGTCAAGGAGAGCAGCCGGAAGCGCCCCGAGGACTCCAAGACCTGCCCCTACTTCCACCAGCTCGACGCGCTCTACCGCACCAAGGCGCTCGCATCCTCCTCCGGCGTCCATGCACCGGCGCTGGCACCGTCGCCGTTCCCGGCTCGCGCGGAGGCCGCGCCGGTCACCGTGCTCTCGCCGGTGCCGCTGTCTTCCCAGACGCCGCCACCTGCGGCGCAGCGCGTCGAGCACGGGGCCAAGAACGTGATCATCAACGGCAACGGCCATGGGAACGGTGCGGCCATGCAAGTGAAGGCCAGCAATGGCGCTGGTGCTGCGGCGATGTTCCCCTCCCCCGTCCATGCCGCCGGCAACGGAGGCAACAACGGCACGGCGACGAACAAAGTG GAATCCAAGCCTGAAGGCATTGCGAAGGAGACGGCGCCGGTGCAGCCGGCCGTGGCCATGAACCACAGCTACGGGCGCAACGACAGGAGGGACGTGTACGACCTGGACAGCGACAgcatggaggaggacgaggaggacgacttcgacgacgacgacgaggaggaagaccaAGACGGCGTCCCCGGCGGCTGCAACATTAACATGCCGCCGGCGCAGTACGACGCCCACTTCCTCCAAAGGCAGcatcagcaacaacaacagcagaaCCACAACCACGGCAACAACCACAACGTCGTCCGGCCCAACGCGGTGAACGGCAGCGGCAACCCGCCGGCGGGCAACGCCACACCTTCATCTGCCCCGGCGACAAGCGGGACGCCATTCCTGGGCATGGTCCAGTGA